One Danio rerio strain Tuebingen ecotype United States chromosome 22, GRCz12tu, whole genome shotgun sequence genomic window carries:
- the zgc:153713 gene encoding RhoA_like domain-containing protein: MAAIRKKLVIVGDGACGKTCLLIVFSKDQFPEVYVPTVFENYVADIEVDSKQVELALWDTAGQEDYDRLRPLSYPDTDVILMCFSIDSPDSLENIPEKWTPEVKHFCPNVPIILVGNKKDLRNDEHTRRELFKMKQEPVKPEEGRDMANRICAFGYMECSAKSKDGVREVFEMATRAALQARKGKKSSKCLLV, translated from the exons ATGGCCGCCATCCGCAAGAAGCTGGTGATCGTGGGGGACGGTGCGTGCGGGAAGACGTGTCTGCTCATCGTCTTCAGTAAGGATCAGTTCCCGGAGGTGTACGTGCCCACCGTCTTCGAGAACTACGTGGCCGACATCGAAGTAGACAGCAAACAG gtgGAGCTGGCGCTCTGGGATACGGCAGGGCAGGAGGATTATGACCGGCTGCGGCCGCTCTCGTACCCGGACACGGACGTGATCCTGATGTGTTTCTCCATTGACAGTCCTGACAGTCTGG AGAATATTCCAGAGAAATGGACTCCTGAGGTTAAACATTTCTGCCCAAATGTTCCCATAATCCTGGTGGGCAACAAGAAGGACCTGCGGAATGACGAGCACACGCGACGCGAGCTCTTCAAGatgaagcag GAGCCGGTGAAGCCGGAGGAGGGCCGGGACATGGCCAACCGCATCTGTGCCTTCGGCTACATGGAGTGCTCTGCCAAATCCAAGGACGGCGTGCGGGAGGTGTTCGAGATGGCAACCAGGGCGGCGCTGCAGGCGCGCAAGGGCAAGAAGAGCAGCAAATGCCTGCTGGTGTGA
- the tmem43 gene encoding transmembrane protein 43 isoform X1 has product MTEASAGEQRPPGFLERLRASTGGVIAGACLFALSLYVLFTNEGRALRIAAALDEGLSQLVCVQSDAQPELRNDGRLVHLSGDLRTAQPLHDPNYSVSVHAVKLQRQVEMYQWVEYSDSRTVEENGEKKTETTYSYNTEWRSEVISSRHFDQEVGHMNPSEMAVESVTVVAPEVWVGNFLLSTGLVEQISEFHTLSLSALPVPVAGFLTVQDDYYYHTPNPRHPEVGDVRVRFAYAGLSGDGLYPGSAHKVSVVAQQHQQQLRPFSSRSGHTLELLYMGQLTAEELFAKEHQLNSMKTWALRLAGCTLMFLSISLSTRVIHTLVERVPLLGGLLSVGLQLFCLCSSISLSLLTIAAGWIYYRPLLALCVAAAALVLPLALAHARAPAKKRQ; this is encoded by the exons ATGACCGAAGCA TCTGCAGGAGAGCAGCGGCCGCCGGGCTTTCTGGAGCGGCTGCGCGCGAGCACTGGAGGCGTGATTGCGGGCGCGTGCCTGTTCGCGCTCTCGCTGTATGTGCTGTTCACCAAcgag ggGCGTGCTCTGCGCATCGCCGCGGCTCTGGATGAGGGTCTCTCCCAGCTGGTGTGTGTGCAGTCGGATGCGCAGCCAGAGCTCAGGAATGATGGACGGCTGGTTCACCTGAGTGGAGATCTGCGCACcgcacag CCGCTGCATGACCCCAACTACAGTGTGTCTGTGCATGCAGTGAAGCTGCAGAGGCAGGTGGAGATGTACCAATGGGTGGAGTACAGCGACAGCAg GACCGTTGAGGAGAACGGAGAGAAGAAAACAGAAACCACATACTCATACA ACACTGAGTGGAGGTCAGAGGTCATCAGCAGCAGGCACTTTGACCAGGAGGTTGGACACATGAACCCCAG tgagaTGGCGGTGGAGAGTGTGACGGTTGTGGCTCCAGAAGTGTGGGTCGGGAACTTCCTCCTGTCCACAG GGCTGGTGGAGCAGATCAGTGAGTTCCACACACTCAGCCTCTCCGCACTTCCTGTTCCTGTTGCCGGTTTCCTCACCGTGCAGGACGACTACTACTATCACACACCCAACCCCCGACACCCAgag GTCGGGGATGTTCGTGTTCGTTTCGCGTACGCTGGTCTGAGTGGAGACGGGCTGTACCCAGGCTCCGCCCACAAG gTGAGTGTGGTGGCTCAGCAGCATCAGCAGCAGCTCCGCCCCTTCAGCAGCCGCTCTGGACACACACTGGAGCTGCTCTACATGGGTCAGCTGACGGCGGAG gagCTGTTTGCTAAAGAACATCAGCTGAACTCCATGAAGACCTGGGCACTGCGGCTCGCCGGCTGCACACTCATGTTCCTGTCCATCAGCCTGAGCACACGCGTCATACACACActgg TGGAGCGTGTGCCTCTGCTGGGTGGTCTTCTGTCGGTGGGTCTTCAGCTCTTCTGTCTCTGCTCCTCCATCTCTCTGTCTCTGCTCACCATCGCCGCCGGCTGGATCTACTATCGCCCCCTGCTGGCCCTGTGTGTAGCGGCTGCTGCGCTAGTGCTGCCGCTAGCCCTGGCACACGCTAGAGCGCCCGCCAAGAAGAGGCAGTga
- the tmem43 gene encoding transmembrane protein 43 (The RefSeq protein has 3 substitutions compared to this genomic sequence), producing MYQWVEYSDSRTVEENGEKKTETTYSYNTEWRSEVISSRHFDQEVGHMNPSEMAVESVTVVAPEVWVGNFLLSTGLVEQISEFHTLSLSALPVPVAGFLTVQDDYYYHTPNPQHPEVGDVRVRFAYAGLSGDGLYPGSAHKVSVVAQQHQQQLRPFSSRSGHTLELLYMGQLTAEELFAKEHQLNSMKTWALRLAGCTLMFLSISLSTRVIHTLVERVPLLGGLLSVGLQLFCLCSSVSLSLLTIAAGWIYYRPLLALCVAASALVLPLALAHARAPAKKRQ from the exons ATGTACCAATGGGTGGAGTACAGCGACAGCAg GACCGTTGAGGAGAACGGAGAGAAGAAAACAGAAACCACATACTCATACA ACACTGAGTGGAGGTCAGAGGTCATCAGCAGCAGGCACTTTGACCAGGAGGTTGGACACATGAACCCCAG tgagaTGGCGGTGGAGAGTGTGACGGTTGTGGCTCCAGAAGTGTGGGTCGGGAACTTCCTCCTGTCCACAG GGCTGGTGGAGCAGATCAGTGAGTTCCACACACTCAGCCTCTCCGCACTTCCTGTTCCTGTTGCCGGTTTCCTCACCGTGCAGGACGACTACTACTATCACACACCCAACCCCCGACACCCAgag GTCGGGGATGTTCGTGTTCGTTTCGCGTACGCTGGTCTGAGTGGAGACGGGCTGTACCCAGGCTCCGCCCACAAG gTGAGTGTGGTGGCTCAGCAGCATCAGCAGCAGCTCCGCCCCTTCAGCAGCCGCTCTGGACACACACTGGAGCTGCTCTACATGGGTCAGCTGACGGCGGAG gagCTGTTTGCTAAAGAACATCAGCTGAACTCCATGAAGACCTGGGCACTGCGGCTCGCCGGCTGCACACTCATGTTCCTGTCCATCAGCCTGAGCACACGCGTCATACACACActgg TGGAGCGTGTGCCTCTGCTGGGTGGTCTTCTGTCGGTGGGTCTTCAGCTCTTCTGTCTCTGCTCCTCCATCTCTCTGTCTCTGCTCACCATCGCCGCCGGCTGGATCTACTATCGCCCCCTGCTGGCCCTGTGTGTAGCGGCTGCTGCGCTAGTGCTGCCGCTAGCCCTGGCACACGCTAGAGCGCCCGCCAAGAAGAGGCAGTga
- the tmem43 gene encoding transmembrane protein 43 isoform X2 translates to MTEASAGEQRPPGFLERLRASTGGVIAGACLFALSLYVLFTNEGRALRIAAALDEGLSQLVCVQSDAQPELRNDGRLVHLSGDLRTAQVGDVRVRFAYAGLSGDGLYPGSAHKVSVVAQQHQQQLRPFSSRSGHTLELLYMGQLTAEELFAKEHQLNSMKTWALRLAGCTLMFLSISLSTRVIHTLVERVPLLGGLLSVGLQLFCLCSSISLSLLTIAAGWIYYRPLLALCVAAAALVLPLALAHARAPAKKRQ, encoded by the exons ATGACCGAAGCA TCTGCAGGAGAGCAGCGGCCGCCGGGCTTTCTGGAGCGGCTGCGCGCGAGCACTGGAGGCGTGATTGCGGGCGCGTGCCTGTTCGCGCTCTCGCTGTATGTGCTGTTCACCAAcgag ggGCGTGCTCTGCGCATCGCCGCGGCTCTGGATGAGGGTCTCTCCCAGCTGGTGTGTGTGCAGTCGGATGCGCAGCCAGAGCTCAGGAATGATGGACGGCTGGTTCACCTGAGTGGAGATCTGCGCACcgcacag GTCGGGGATGTTCGTGTTCGTTTCGCGTACGCTGGTCTGAGTGGAGACGGGCTGTACCCAGGCTCCGCCCACAAG gTGAGTGTGGTGGCTCAGCAGCATCAGCAGCAGCTCCGCCCCTTCAGCAGCCGCTCTGGACACACACTGGAGCTGCTCTACATGGGTCAGCTGACGGCGGAG gagCTGTTTGCTAAAGAACATCAGCTGAACTCCATGAAGACCTGGGCACTGCGGCTCGCCGGCTGCACACTCATGTTCCTGTCCATCAGCCTGAGCACACGCGTCATACACACActgg TGGAGCGTGTGCCTCTGCTGGGTGGTCTTCTGTCGGTGGGTCTTCAGCTCTTCTGTCTCTGCTCCTCCATCTCTCTGTCTCTGCTCACCATCGCCGCCGGCTGGATCTACTATCGCCCCCTGCTGGCCCTGTGTGTAGCGGCTGCTGCGCTAGTGCTGCCGCTAGCCCTGGCACACGCTAGAGCGCCCGCCAAGAAGAGGCAGTga